One genomic segment of Sminthopsis crassicaudata isolate SCR6 chromosome 4, ASM4859323v1, whole genome shotgun sequence includes these proteins:
- the TMEM63A gene encoding CSC1-like protein 1, producing MQGTSFPALSLWHSGVIRSRERLSIGDKPNDTYCYSTVNNTSTVLQGVTFGGVPTVLLIDVSCFLFLIVVFSIIRRRFWDYGRIALVSETDRNSRYQRLSSSSSSGHYEFESDLGCCSWLTAVFRMQDEQIQEWCGDDAIHYLSFQRHIIFLLVVLSFLSLCVILPVNLSGDLLDKDAYNFGRTTIANLQTGNNLLWLHTIFAVIYLLLTIAFMRHHTQSIKYKEENLVRRTLFITGLPKNTKKETLESHFREAYPTCTVVEVQLCYDVAKLIYLCNERKKAEKSLNYYTNLQIKTGERTFINPKPCGQFCFCDISGCEKEDAIIYYSRMKDRLLRRLSQEEHTVQDYPLGMAFVTFQEHSMANFILKDFNACKCQGCRCKGEPQPSAYSRELCTSSWTVAFASYPEDICWKNLSIQGLRWWFQWTGINFILSVVLFFLTTPSIILSTMDKFNVTKPIHALNDPVISQFFPTLLLWSFSALLPSIVYYSTLLESHWTKSGENRIMMIKVYIFLIFMVLILPSLGLTSFRFFFRWLFDKASSETSIRLECVFLPDQGAFFVNYVIASAFIGNGMELLRLPGLILYTIRMIMAKTAADRRNLKQHQAFEYEFGAMYAWMLCVFTVIMAYSITCPLIVPFGLIYILLKHMVDRHNLYFAYLPTKLEKKIHFAAVNQALAAPILCLFWLYFFSFLRLGFRAPTSLFTLLAVLLTIAACIGYTCFGCFKHLSPLNYKTDESANDKGNETDGRLPPRAAMYVPRVLNGLASEKTSLSPQDQQTYGAIQNISGTLPGQDSPKPSDFAPSLDD from the exons ATGCAGGGGACAAGTTTCCCAGCCCTCAGCCTGTGGCACTCCGGGGTGATCAGGAGCAGAGAGCGGCTGAGCATTGGTGATAAGCCCAATGACACGTATTGCTACAGCACTGTCAACAACACCAGCACTGTGCTCCAGGGAGTGACCTTTGGTGGAGTTCCTACTGTCCTGCTTATAGATGTCAGCTGCTTCTTG TTTTTAATAGTTGTATTTTCCATAATTCGAAGAAGATTTTGGGACTATGGCCGCATTGCACTGGTGTCAGAAACAGACAG AAATTCCAGATACCAGAGGCTgtcatcttcttcttcctcaggGCATTACGAGTTTGAATCGGATCTG GGGTGTTGTTCATGGCTAACTGCTGTTTTTCGAATGCA aGATGAACAGATCCAGGAATGGTGTGGAGATGATGCCATACATTACTTGAGCTTCCAACGCCATATCATCTTCCTGCTGGTGGTACTCAGCTTCCTGTCTCTGTGTGTCATCTTGCCTGTCAACCTCTCTGGCGATTTACTGG ATAAAGATGCTTACAATTTTGGGAGGACGACAATAGCAAATCTGCAGACTGG aAATAATTTGCTGTGGCTGCATACCATCTTTGCCGTCATCTACCTGCTGCTGACCATTGCCTTCATGAGGCACCATACCCAGTCCATCAAGTACAAAGAGGAAAACCTG GTGAGGCGCACTTTGTTTATTACAGGACTCCCCAAAAACACCAAGAAAGAGACATTAGAAAGTCATTTCAG AGAGGCCTATCCCACCTGTACCGTAGTAGAGGTTCAACTATGCTATGATGTTGCCAAGCTAATTTATCTGTGTAATGAAAG AAAGAAAGCTGAGAAAAGCCTGAACTATTACACCAACCTGCAGATAAAAACGGGCGAGCGCACATTCATCAACCCCAAGCCCTGTGGCCAATTCTGTTTCTGCGATATCTCAGGATGTGAGAAG GAAGACGCCATCATCTACTATAGTCGGATGAAAGACAGGCTGCTGCGAAGGTTATCCCAAGAGGAACACACTGTTCAGGATTACCCCTTGGGAATGGCTTTTGTCACCTTCCAGGAACACTCCATGGCTAACTT CATCCTCAAGGATTTCAACGCTTGCAAGTGTCAGGGTTGCAGGTGCAAAGGTGAGCCACAGCCTTCGGCCTACAGCAGAGAACTCTGTACCTCCAGCTGGACTGTAGCCTTCGCCTCCTATCCAGAAGACATTTGTTG GAAGAATCTTTCTATTCAGGGCCTCCGATGGTGGTTTCAGTGGACAGGTATCAATTTCATCCTCTCGGTGGTATTGTTCTTCCTGACCACTCCCTCGATCATTCTCTCCACCATGGACAAGTTCAATGTCACCAAACCCATTCATGCCCTAAAT GATCCAGTAATCAGTCAGTTCTTCCCAACCCTCCTTCTGTGGTCCTTCTCTGCACTGCTGCCTTCCATTGTTTACTACTCCACACTGCTGGAGTCCCACTGGACCAA gtcAGGAGAAAACAGAATAATGATGATCAAAGTATACATTTTCCTGATCTTCATGGTGCTGATTCTCCCTTCTCTGGGACTTACCAG t TTTAGATTTTTCTTCCGGTGGCTATTTGACAAAGCTTCCTCTGAGACCTCAATCAGATTAGA GTGTGTCTTCCTGCCTGACCAAGGAGCCTTCTTTGTGAACTATGTCATCGCATCTGCCTTTATTGGCAACGGCATGGAGCTCCTGCGGCTGCCcggtctcattctttataccaTCCGCATGATCATGGCCAAGACAGCTGCCGACCGAAGAAACCTCAAACAG CATCAGGCATTTGAGTATGAGTTTGGAGCTATGTACGCATGGATGCTATGTGTTTTTACTGTCATCATGGCTTACAGTATTACCTGCCCCCTCATTGTCCCTTTTG GTCTCATCTACATCCTCCTCAAGCACATGGTGGATCGACACAACCTCTACTTTGCCTACCTCCCTaccaaactggaaaaaaagatcCATTTTGCTGCTGTGAACCAGGCCCTGGCTGCACCCATCCTCTGCCTCTTCTGGctgtattttttctccttcctgagGTTAG GTTTCCGAGCACCCACAAGCCTGTTTACCCTACTGGCAGTGTTGCTCACCATAGCCGCCTGCATAGGCTACACCTGCTTTGGCTGCTTCAAGCACCTCAGTCCCCTCAATTACAAG ACAGATGAATCGGCAAACGACAAAGGAAATGAAACAGACGGACGCCTGCCTCCCAGAGCTGCT ATGTATGTGCCCAGGGTCCTGAACGGCTTGGCTTCGGAGAAGACTTCCCTGTCCCCGCAGGATCAGCAGACATATGGCGCCATCCAGAACATCAGTGGGACCCTCCCTGGACAGGACTCTCCAAAGCCTTCAGACTTTGCTCCTTCCTTGGATGACTGA